aaaatttatttttttagtttatagtGTATGTAACAGTATTAAATAATacgtttatacaaattttatataattgtacacatactttatacatatataaatacaTTATTTGTATTTAATCGTAGAAAATGTTCTATAATCTTCGTCAAAACGGCAGGGGcaacaaaaaaattcaaaaaatctgatattcgtatccgagaaaaagcggatattacccgtatccgaaataaagcggatattatctgTATTCGAATCCGATAATTGCGGATGCGGATACGGATATGGACATATCtgtatccgaattatccgtttgacagtCCTACGATTAATAATGAAAGTGAAACTATTTTGTTTACCTTTCACTTGTTTTCCACCCTTTTTTAAAACTCGGGAGTAAGAGTAAAGAAACCggtatatttagaaaataataaaatatctatattattaaatttattttaaaaatatgattatttttaaaataccGCGACAAAATTTTTACTTTCAAAATACAATCTCCAATTTTTGCAATGTAAAATGCAGCTTTATTTTGATTTTTGAAGAAGTTGACTTTAAAGCTAATTTAACGTTTGTAGTTGCACCTTGCAACCAAAACAAccttaaaatcaattaaaataaaattatagaacatTTTAGGGTGCGGGAGTTGCAAATCGTATTTTGTAAAAATGTAACTTTAAAGACTTCATGAATCTTTCTATGAATCTTCACGATAAGATAGTCACTGATGAGTACAATGaagatgaggatgatgatgattaTCAAGTTGAGAAGAGGATAACTGGTTTGGATTTTGGCAATTGtaagaaatatttataaatgcCTGTTCTAACCTGCAACATCTTCAATGAAGAAACTATAAACTTTTGGTGAAATCCTGACAGAGGTGTTAAAAAATCCGTTAAACCGTGAATATCGACCGGACCATGGCAATCCCAACCAAGTAAAACCAAAACCGCTAAAACCGTTTTTAATGGTTCGGTTTGGCTGGGTTTGATCTTAGCATTTAACTAGTTTGGTTTTGATTTGATTTTCAAAAAACCGTTCTTACTGGCTTCGTTCAAAAAAAATAAGAATTCGGACCAAACCAATCAGTAAACACCCATAAATCTTGTCAATTGAATGCAGTCCGCCTGCTTTATGAAATCACAAGCTGAAAGGCATTCTACTGCAACATCTTCAATACAAAAATGACAGAAAAAACTTCAACAAATTATCTCCAAAACAACACAATGAAACTGCAAATTTCTATAAGAATCATATCAAGATTTTCAAGGATTGATATAAGAGCTACATTTGAAGTTAACAGCTCATCAAAAAGAACGCAAACATATCGAGAATGAAGAGCTACATAATGAAAGACATCTAACTAGTTTTCATAGAACTGCTAGGTCGGATCTCAATCCCTAAAACAAGAATGCCACCCTTTGAATCCTTATTTCTCACTTCCCTCAACCTCATCCGCAGTTCACGGTTTTCACCACCTTGCTTGTTCAAGTAGTTGCCCAATTCAAGTTCATACAGTCCATCTTTTCTCAGTACCAGGGGACCGATAAATTCTGCAGGTTTATCATACTTTAGACGATGTGCAGGTATATTAACGCGTCTGTTATCGCTTTCACCATAACCATCAATCCCAACAAAAGTTTCTAACAGTTCTATTTTACGAAATCCTTTGAACCAACAAGAGGTTGTGAAATCAAATAACAGGTAAGCAGTATAAGTTGTATTCTGCGATAATAGTGAAGTGCTTATCTTTCCCTCAATTTCAAGATTTTGTTCAAGACCGGGTACACGATTAAACCTGTGCGAGGATAATaagaaattcaaaaaatttcGCCAACGAGTAACAACCATGAAAGAGTCTGTGCTTCGAATAAATTCGAAAAACATAaattaaaagtaagtcaaaagtaTCCTACGAGATCTTGTACCTCTGGGCTTTACATAGCCATGAGTTTTTCCACCCGTCTAGATGACCTAAAGTGAGACTCATTGGTCCAATATGAAAACACTTGTTCCCGCTAAGCTTGTCTAACCAAATGTACTGCTCAGATGATAGACGTATAAATAAGTCTATGTCAAAATTCATTAGTCAGAATGATTACTATTAATATGGGACGGAGCTAATGGCAGACGATTAAATTCAAATAAATTTGACTGTCTTGATTCGGATGTGTTTGTTATTGTTGTTGCTGACAACAGCTTTTCGATGAAAGTTAGTTAAAAACATGTTTagtaaaatttaaaaattatttttcggaaCAGTGTTTTTGACCTAAAAGCTGTTAGAGAAAACAAGTCCCACCATACTGAAAGCAAGTCCCACCATATTGTTCAGAACAGTGCTTTTAGTCTAAAAACTGCTAGAGAAAGTAAGTCTCACCCTACTTTTAGAAAAAACTGTTTTCAGCACTTTTTATAACCGCACAACATTTTTTTAACGACAATCCCAAATAACTTTTTGAAAATTGTTGTGGTAGGAGAAAAAATGTTGTCAGAAAAATTATATAATTGTTTGatgtttttttttaaacttatacaTATTTttagatataatatataaaaacaaTATTTTGAGAAGGTTTGATGGTGCTGCAAAAGGTGAATACAGTTTTTTCAAAAAGCACGAGGGGACATACTTTTGCTAATTTTTAGACCCAAAGTATTTTTCGAGACGGCAGTTTTTAAAATATATCAAACATGTTTCTAACAGTTTTTCGGCAAAATTTTTTTGTAACAACAATAATATCAAGCGAAGCCTTAACTAATATCAGAACTCATTAGACAAGACGACTAACTAGTAATTTGGGAGGGAGAGACTCATGTTTAcataaaaaaacataaataacAGTAAAAAACGTTCGATAAAGGGGTCGCATAATAAATTACCATAGCACCATTGTCAATGTACAGAGGATTGTCACAAAGAAAGAAATACAAATCTTTCTTGGCAGGAAAATGACGTAAAGTATCTGAACCAATTTGTTTCCAAGGATCATTATACCACCTTTGATTTTGCACTGTCCGACGGGAGATGATGTCAAGCGGCAGAAATCTCTCCCAAACGTTGTTAGATTCTGCGGCTGACCGGAAACTTTTGGACAAAAGTGATAGCTTACCACATGTATGCGCAGGGCTGGTACGGGACACTATCTCTTCTATTAGGTCTTGTGGTAACGCATTCATCCCCTTCGTATCACCCCTCATAGGCGGTCTTTTACTGCAGGAACCCTTCAGAGTACAGGGAAGAAGTAACATGAGAAGGCTAGGGTTTTTCATTTGAATACAGTTGAactaattaaataaacaaatattAAGATTAAAAAAATAGGGAATTTATCACAAATACCCATATTTCTGAACTTATTTAAAGAAATATGGTCAAAGTTGCATACTAGGGTGCACAGGAGATTGTTAGAAGATGTATACTTCCTCCGTCCCAAAATATAAGTCCCTTTGACTTTTTGCGCGTACTTTAACGTGTATAAAAAGTCATAGTTCCGtatatatttttctaattttgttttcttgaattaaaatttaatatttatatttttattcagaaaaagaaaatttgaaatatGATTTTCGGAGTTATCTTTTTTATTCAGCTTAAAATACGCGTAAAAAGTTAAATGGACTTTTATTTTGAGACGGGAGAGTACAAGATTGCAAATATTGCATTTAATGTTGCATGCAAGATTGTAAATGTTGCAGGTTGCAACGTACGtagttttgaaaatattttctgtaatttgggcatttttgaaaaaaatcatttttattaacTTAATTTTTTAATCTTAATCGGTTTCAAATTTATTAAGATTTTACCCGGCTCTGCATTATTTTGGTCattattttttagaaaaatacctATGTTTTTAAAAATACGATAAAAGTTACAAATGACCCTCTAAATTATTAGGTTGCACAGGAGTTGCTCGAAGTTGTATATTAGGTAAAATGTTGCATTTTATGTTATATATAAGGTTGCAACTTATTTTTGAAAATACTTTCTATAGCTCgggtatttttgaaaaaaaaccCACTAAATTATTGCATAGAACTTAATTTAATGACTTAGAAGCTATAAGTAATGCAACTATGAATCTCATGGAGAGTTCGATCCTGGCTCAGGATAAACGCTGGCGGCATGCTTAACACATGCAAGTCGGACGGGAAGTGGTGTTTCCAGTGGCGGACGGGTGAGTAACGCGTAAGAACCTGCCCTTGGGAGGGGAACAACAGCTGGAAACGGCTGCTAATACCCCGTAAGCTGAGGAGCAAAAGGAGGAATCCGCCCGAGGAGGGGCTCGTGTCTGATTAGCTAGTTGGTGAGGCAATAGCTTACCAAGGCGATGATCAGGAGGTAGCTGGTCCGAGAGGATGATCAGCCACACTGGGACTGCCCAGACTCCTACGGGAGGCAGCAGTGGGGAATTTTCCGCAATGGGCGAATATTGTAAGGCAAACTACGTTGCTATGccattcaaaaattaaaattctgGAAGACGAGAAGTTGCAGGGGAAAAAAATGTAAACCAAGCTCTTTCTGTTGTATGTTCTTGATATATACTTTACAAAGTGAATATGGTGTTGAACATACTGGGGACATTCATGTTTTGTTTGTTTGGTCTAAAGCGAAAACAGTCCTAAAAGATCACAGGTTTGCAACTAAATAGTGTAGAGCACTTTTACAGATGAATGCAAATTTGAAGTCCTTGAGTTTTTTTACCTGGCAACTAATAATTCTTTCTTCAAAACAGAAAGAACCAGAGAATCAAAGATGCTCCAAAGTTTGCGGTGAAGTCATTCAGTGAAAATAAACTTCTGGTGAAATTCTAGCATTCTACGCTGCAACATCTTCAATGCGGAAATGACTAAAAGAACTGCAACAAATTTTCTCCAAAATGACACATTGAAATTGCAAATTTCTATATGAAAGCAGTTGGCCAAAATGCATTATATCAAGGTTGCGAAGGACTGAAATAAAATCTATATATAACGTTAACAGCTCACTACGAAAGAACTGCAAACAGACGCACAAAATGAAGAGCTATAAAACAAAATATCCTTGATGTAAAAAAACAAGAATCTAACTAGTTTTCTCAATCCCTTTATTAACGATGACACCCTTTGAGTTCTTATCTTTCACTTACCTTAAGCTCATCCGCAGTTCATGGCTGTCGCCACCTTCCTTGTTTAAGTAGTCGCCCAATCCAATTTCGTACCATCCGTCTTTTCACAATACTGGATACTGGGGACCAATAACACAGGATCATCAGGTCCATCACATTTTGGATCAAATCCGGGTATATAATATAAACAAGTCTGTTATCGCTTTCGCCATAACCATCAATCCCGACAAAAGTTTCTAACTGTTGTAACCAAATCCTGTGAAGTAATAAGAGACTGTGAAATTAAATAATAGGTAAGCAGTATAGAATGTATTCCGGGACAATAGTGAAATGCATATCTTTCCCTCGATTTCAAGATTTTGTGATCGTCCGTGTTGTTCAAGAACAGGCAGATGACTAAACCTGTTCGAACAtaataagaaaataaaaatatgtcACCAACGAGTAACAATCATAAAAGAGTTCGTTCTTAGAAAAATCGAAAATTGCAGAACTGCAATGCTCCTAACTTATCAAGTAAAAAGATTTCAAAATCAATAACAAAGGTTCAAAGCCAACGATTACAAATCCAACAGGGGCATTCCCCGACTAAATATGAAAAGGGAAGACTTTAAGTCTCAGGACCCCCTTCCGGATGGTTCGAAGACCCGGTTCCATCCTTGCCTGACCTCCCCCGAAGACTCGCAAAATAACTGTCAATATCATGACCCGCCACATCGACACCAAAGGAACCCATCCTTCCCAAACACTGCCCATACCCCGACTCAAAAGCATTAACAGCTGACTCATGAAGCCTAGCACATTCAGCACGAGCAACACCGAGCTCCTGTCAAGCTTCATCTCTTTCAGCAGTCAATACATTCGCCACATCAACAACCTTGGTCTTCGACTCCTCAAGAGCCTATTTGACTCCCTGCAACTCCAAATCTCGATTCTTCATAGTTGTTTCCATGGCAGCAAAATCACCTTTCACTTCGAACTTTCAGTACCCAGCGAAGCATTGTTCTTCTCCAACTCTTTCTCCTTCCCAGTCAACTTACAAACTCGGTTCTCCAACTCCCTTTTTGATGCCAAAACCCCATCAAGCTCCCTCTTCATCTTTTGGACTCCAGAAATATCACCCTCAATCTTCAAAAGCTTATTCAACGAGCTAAAAATCATATAGGTCCATTTCCGTTAAAAAGAAAAAGGCTACGGTTGCGTTTTCCCGAATCTGTGACTGCTATTTCTTCAATTCCCGCGGAGTCTGTGAGTACTAGTACTTATATTCCCCATAACAATATTTTATGTAATAATTTGATTAGATGTAGTCAAtggtatttaaaaaaaataatatattgaATTAGTTGGCCCTGTACAGTAAATATATGTGTTTAATTGTTTTTGAGATTGGTTGAAGTAaaaatattttgtttaatttttctTAAATGGCTAGCAACATGAATAAGAGGTAAATGGTAAGTAGACTTAACATATTATTTGTTTGTGTTCGTTAGGTTGTGTTTATAAGTTTGCAGGTAAGTGTTAAATATGTTGTTTTAGGTGTGTTTGTTCACgagtatgtatgtgtgtgtaaaTTTTTTGAGGTTAGTTTGTTCTATGGATTATGACGGTCATATTTAGGTAATAAAA
The sequence above is drawn from the Apium graveolens cultivar Ventura chromosome 2, ASM990537v1, whole genome shotgun sequence genome and encodes:
- the LOC141684305 gene encoding putative F-box protein PP2-B12, with amino-acid sequence MKNPSLLMLLLPCTLKGSCSKRPPMRGDTKGMNALPQDLIEEIVSRTSPAHTCGKLSLLSKSFRSAAESNNVWERFLPLDIISRRTVQNQRWYNDPWKQIGSDTLRHFPAKKDLYFFLCDNPLYIDNGAMYIWLDKLSGNKCFHIGPMSLTLGHLDGWKNSWLCKAQRFNRVPGLEQNLEIEGKISTSLLSQNTTYTAYLLFDFTTSCWFKGFRKIELLETFVGIDGYGESDNRRVNIPAHRLKYDKPAEFIGPLVLRKDGLYELELGNYLNKQGGENRELRMRLREVRNKDSKGGILVLGIEIRPSSSMKTS